A single genomic interval of Novosphingobium ginsenosidimutans harbors:
- a CDS encoding PEPxxWA-CTERM sorting domain-containing protein → MKKTLLIGMSLAIAAMAGTAQAATVVVTNGGAATFAASKTSGPGTKVVTFDGAAPAGVAVTLSGASIVTGSLSGQYAQPFGSDGSKYLSVFGGTSATILDLIAPGYSKLSFYLGSIDTYNSFQLLNTTGGVIGTFAGSVLLGGPSGDQGLPTTNRLITFTRGSGDAAIGGIRILSTGNSAEVDNVRFISAVPEPSTWLMMILGVGIVGAAMRRRNQARPTNVSYA, encoded by the coding sequence ATGAAAAAGACCCTTTTGATCGGCATGTCGCTTGCCATCGCTGCAATGGCAGGCACTGCGCAAGCCGCCACGGTAGTCGTGACCAATGGTGGCGCTGCAACCTTTGCGGCTTCGAAAACTTCGGGCCCAGGAACCAAGGTGGTCACGTTTGACGGTGCCGCGCCTGCGGGAGTTGCCGTGACCCTCAGCGGCGCTTCGATTGTGACCGGAAGCCTTTCGGGGCAGTATGCTCAGCCTTTCGGCAGCGATGGTAGCAAGTACCTCTCTGTCTTTGGCGGGACGTCGGCCACGATTCTCGACCTGATTGCGCCCGGCTACAGCAAGCTGAGCTTTTATCTGGGCTCGATTGACACCTACAACAGCTTCCAACTGCTGAATACGACCGGCGGCGTGATCGGAACTTTCGCAGGCTCGGTCCTGCTCGGCGGGCCGAGTGGCGATCAGGGACTTCCGACAACCAATCGGTTGATTACGTTTACGCGCGGCAGTGGCGACGCAGCAATAGGCGGAATTCGAATTCTCTCGACTGGAAATTCGGCTGAAGTGGACAACGTTCGGTTCATCTCTGCTGTACCTGAGCCGTCAACCTGGTTGATGATGATCCTTGGCGTTGGCATTGTCGGCGCTGCGATGCGTCGCCGCAATCAAGCCCGGCCGACGAACGTCAGTTACGCGTAA
- a CDS encoding cell wall hydrolase, protein MSANRGLRLALIPITIAVLIALAVALGLALSSGKVDRAAELARLPGLPSVAPVLTAPPSLSEMDAARARNAAVPFVKGPISPAPRFAFKGSAEDRHRAAECLALAAMAEAGPSDIGQRAVIQVVLNRVRHPAFAKTVCGVVFQGSERATGCQFTFTCDGSLARRYSDSAWLQARIRAGEALGGYVFKPVGLATHYHTDWVYPYWSPELDKLAKIETHLFFRWPGFWGTRAAFSAAYRGGEPDPATLFGDAAAILTEAAPMPTPVPDAPKIDSGTVVMRNTGGKANFILLAGTATADALAAARAVCNQPGTCRVLGWTDPAAIPQSFPIPPAARAALQFSYTRDPSGSEIVLYGCGHFAGVLREQCIPRAR, encoded by the coding sequence ATGAGTGCGAACCGCGGGCTGAGACTGGCCCTGATTCCCATCACAATTGCCGTGCTGATCGCGCTTGCGGTGGCGCTGGGGCTCGCCCTTTCCAGTGGCAAGGTCGATCGCGCTGCGGAATTGGCGCGGTTGCCTGGCCTGCCCAGTGTAGCTCCAGTCCTTACCGCGCCGCCATCGCTGTCCGAAATGGATGCTGCCCGCGCGCGCAATGCCGCCGTGCCCTTTGTGAAGGGGCCGATCAGCCCCGCACCGCGCTTTGCCTTCAAGGGTTCGGCCGAAGACCGCCATCGCGCGGCCGAATGCCTCGCGCTCGCGGCCATGGCCGAGGCCGGCCCCAGCGACATCGGCCAGCGCGCCGTGATCCAGGTCGTGCTCAACCGCGTCCGCCATCCGGCCTTTGCGAAGACGGTCTGCGGCGTGGTGTTCCAGGGCAGCGAGCGGGCGACCGGTTGCCAGTTCACCTTCACTTGCGATGGCTCGCTGGCGCGGCGCTATTCGGACAGCGCCTGGCTGCAGGCCCGGATCCGCGCCGGCGAGGCGCTGGGCGGCTACGTCTTCAAGCCGGTTGGTCTAGCCACGCACTACCACACCGACTGGGTCTATCCCTACTGGAGCCCGGAGCTCGACAAGCTGGCGAAGATCGAAACCCACCTGTTCTTCCGCTGGCCGGGGTTCTGGGGCACGCGGGCGGCCTTTTCGGCCGCCTATCGCGGCGGCGAACCTGATCCAGCCACCTTGTTTGGCGATGCGGCAGCGATCCTGACGGAAGCGGCGCCCATGCCCACGCCCGTACCCGATGCACCGAAGATCGACAGCGGCACGGTCGTGATGCGCAACACCGGCGGCAAGGCCAACTTCATCCTGCTGGCGGGTACGGCCACGGCGGACGCGTTGGCCGCTGCCCGCGCGGTCTGCAACCAGCCAGGGACCTGCCGCGTGCTAGGCTGGACCGATCCGGCGGCAATTCCGCAGTCCTTCCCGATCCCGCCGGCGGCCCGCGCTGCGCTGCAATTCAGCTATACGCGCGATCCCTCGGGCAGCGAGATCGTGCTCTATGGCTGCGGGCACTTTGCGGGCGTCCTGCGGGAGCAATGCATCCCGCGGGCGCGCTGA
- a CDS encoding fatty acid--CoA ligase, translating to MDQAKYDRLLERAKRTIDLFTFDEFIRFWAKDRPEIIALDGDDLSLTYGELEDATARVASALLALGLKKGDRVSWFGKNATTYFTLFFGAARAGIVMTPVGWRLAEPEAAFIIDNAEAKVLFLGDGFEACANTLGKRPGLIACYTAEETRKVMKETPRAEFEPSGPNDAVLQLYTSGTTGNPKGAVLSNANLFALRKAGVDNPHPYTLMDEDEAILVAMPCAHIGGTGLGVMSLAAGLPGVVLSEFEPTRVFDAVVNRGVTRFFIVPAALALLLQHPDCAKTDFSRLRYILYGASPIPLELLRQCIAMFGADFIQAYGMTETTGTICTLPPEDHSVEGNQRMRSAGKPLPGVEVMIRGQDGQAMPVGAIGEIVTRSSNNMLGYWKLPEATASTMDADGWIATGDVGYMDEDGYVYMYDRAKDMIITGGENVYPAEVESGIYGHPDVLEVAVIGVPDAKWGEAVKAICVPKPGHTIDPDSIIGWARERLAGFKVPKSVDTIEALPRNPSGKILRRELRAPYWAGYDRQVN from the coding sequence ATGGATCAGGCCAAGTACGATCGGCTGCTAGAGCGCGCCAAGCGCACGATCGATCTGTTCACGTTTGATGAGTTCATCCGCTTCTGGGCGAAGGACCGTCCGGAAATCATCGCGCTCGACGGCGATGACCTGTCGCTGACCTATGGTGAGCTCGAGGATGCGACCGCGCGCGTTGCCTCCGCGCTGCTCGCGCTCGGCCTCAAGAAAGGCGATCGGGTTTCCTGGTTCGGCAAGAACGCGACAACTTACTTTACCCTGTTCTTCGGCGCGGCGCGTGCCGGGATCGTGATGACGCCGGTCGGCTGGCGGCTGGCCGAACCTGAGGCTGCCTTCATCATCGACAATGCCGAAGCAAAGGTTCTGTTCCTGGGCGACGGGTTCGAAGCCTGCGCCAATACCTTGGGCAAGCGCCCCGGCTTGATCGCCTGCTACACAGCGGAAGAAACCCGCAAGGTGATGAAGGAGACACCGCGCGCGGAGTTCGAGCCATCGGGCCCGAACGATGCTGTGCTGCAGCTCTACACTTCGGGCACCACTGGCAATCCCAAGGGCGCAGTGCTTTCGAACGCCAACCTGTTTGCCTTGCGCAAGGCAGGAGTGGACAACCCGCACCCCTATACCCTGATGGACGAGGACGAGGCCATCCTCGTCGCCATGCCCTGCGCCCATATCGGCGGCACCGGGCTGGGCGTCATGTCGCTGGCAGCTGGCCTGCCCGGCGTGGTCCTCTCTGAATTCGAGCCGACCCGGGTGTTCGATGCCGTGGTCAACCGCGGCGTAACGCGGTTCTTCATCGTACCGGCCGCGCTGGCGCTGCTGCTGCAGCATCCGGACTGCGCCAAGACCGATTTCAGCCGCCTGCGCTATATCCTCTACGGCGCCTCGCCGATCCCGCTCGAGCTGCTGCGCCAATGCATTGCCATGTTTGGGGCCGATTTCATCCAGGCCTACGGGATGACCGAAACCACCGGCACGATCTGCACCCTGCCGCCCGAGGACCACTCGGTCGAAGGCAATCAGCGGATGCGATCAGCCGGCAAGCCGCTGCCCGGCGTCGAAGTGATGATCCGCGGCCAGGACGGCCAGGCCATGCCGGTGGGCGCGATCGGCGAGATCGTCACCCGTTCGTCCAACAACATGCTGGGCTACTGGAAGCTGCCCGAAGCGACCGCCAGCACGATGGACGCCGATGGCTGGATCGCCACTGGCGACGTCGGTTATATGGATGAAGACGGCTACGTCTACATGTATGATCGCGCCAAGGACATGATCATCACCGGCGGCGAGAACGTCTATCCGGCCGAGGTCGAGAGCGGGATTTATGGCCACCCCGACGTGCTGGAAGTCGCCGTGATCGGCGTGCCGGATGCGAAGTGGGGCGAAGCGGTCAAGGCCATCTGCGTACCCAAGCCTGGCCATACGATCGATCCGGACAGCATCATCGGCTGGGCCCGCGAACGGCTCGCCGGGTTCAAGGTGCCAAAGTCAGTCGATACGATCGAAGCCCTGCCGCGCAACCCCAGCGGCAAGATCCTGCGCCGCGAATTGCGCGCACCCTATTGGGCGGGCTACGACCGCCAGGTTAACTGA